In the Rhododendron vialii isolate Sample 1 chromosome 2a, ASM3025357v1 genome, tggtgtctttgacaagtccctggccttttgctcaatggaggatggatatcgtgggtccattgcacaaagcaactgggaatcgaaaattcctgcttgtagcaactgactattttacaaagtggattgaggcagaaccactggccaaagtcactgaacctatgatagaaaggttcgtgtggaaaagcatcatcactcgctttggggtcccttattcattgatcacagacaatggatcccaatttcagaagaaattcaaggctttttgtgcccagtatggaataagaaattattattccaccccagcctaccctcagagtaatgggcaagcagaggcgtctaataaaactatccttgatggaatcaagaaaagactggacaaagctaagggaaagtggcctgacgagttaccattagttctgtgggctcaccgaacaacgcctaggaggtctacgggagagaccccctattcattggcctatggaacagaggctgtcatacctctggaggtgggtctgccgaccaacaggaccgttttggttgaaagtggaagcaatgacagggcccttcaaatcgagcttgacctcgccgaggagaggagagaaaaagccttggtacatcttgctttttaccaagaacagctgatgaaaagctacaataagcatgttcatcctcgagaatttggggttggggacctcgtgctacgaaaagtgctcggcaacaccaaggtggccaacgaaggcaagctgggggccaactggaaaggcccgtatagagtaactgagattgtaggcataagagcctatagattggcagatttggatggtgatccaatcccaaggccttggaatgttcataatctacgaaagttctttgtttagaagttttaaaatctgtcttagatttgcactaggtgattgtgtgggaattacgaatataattcccttgttctagtttttgattattttagttaCAAAGGGGTACGAATAcagccctcttgagttttacagattctGAATAACAACACTTTCTAGTATAactgttggtatttgttttaaaatacgaactacgagattggTTTTCCTcattcatattggggagcagggtataccattaagtacgtgacacttaaacacaagtatgaaacacttgtgtgactttcaaacagttaagtacgtgacgcttaaacacaagtatgaaacacttgtgtgattttcaaacagttaagtacgtgacacttaagtacaagtatgaaaacacttgtatgaaatTTAAAGTACGATACACTTGGAAAAACAATTGGCTTGTATATGATGGCCACAACTattgaagtacgagaaacttagaccaTTTTTTTTCactacgtgatacttaacaagtatgaaacacttgtatggaattttaagtacgtgaaaacttaaacgttatcaaaacacaagtagttctaagtacgagatacttagaagtttttgtgtgagtacgtgaaacttaaactgcTGCTCTCAAGTATGAGATACATAGAGCATTTAAAAGTACCTGACAAAGTACGAGCCATGATGATTCACACAATTTGCTACGTATTAATAGCAAAACaggatcaaagtacgaaatacttaagattaaaactatttgcatccgaacagatgcaaacaTGACaatagccgagcaaaaaaagttatgccacgaagggccaaatacctgtgttaacaaagtatttaattgtactggtgcctcacagggccaaaatacGCTTATGGTCCCGCAGGACCAGCAATCAaatcagtccacattctggacctctggagtgttagtgttgatctcagtatcagcaccatcttcgACTGCGTTCTCTTCCAAGTCAATGGGCTCTAGGGTTGAAACCCGAGCAGGTGATTGAACAGGATGCACATCTACAGCCGTGTCTTCttcagcattggcaaattcttcgaTCTGCTATTCAATGTCATCTACTGGATGCTCCGCTGGTTGTTGAATGGTCTGGGCACGGGTGCTCGACAAGTCATTATCTTCCCAGAGGGGCGAATCTTCTGCAACCCCCATTCTGGTCAAACAAGCCTCCCAGCAGGCAGCCCAGATCTGATCTTGGATGGCAGGCATCTGCTCCACGTAACTAGAAGTACTGGTAGCATCAAAGCCCTTCTGGTATCCATCTTCGTAGGCCACCTTTTTTGTATTGTCTATTTCGGACAGTGCCTGACTGAGACCCTCCTCGGcagtttcgagtttctccttgGTCGCTGCAACTTCCGCCtttgccttgtctctctctctccagccttgtcATTGATTGAAGTTGCCTTGTGTTATCTCTCAACAGCCTATTGCGCTCTTGTTCAAcctcttgaaatttttgattcaatgcaaccatcttttgaataaactatgggTTACCAGAGAGAGTTAGTAAAGTACAATACTAAGTTTGCAACTTATTTGAGGAAAGGTTTTTAGatattaccttaataccactgacgagaccagtggatactagccggtcaggtgcagatccagattccttctgcatgtccacagggagcagcaacccttgagctagggcaagtgctgtttctgatgaacTAGCATTGTCCCTAACATGAACAGGACGGTCACCCCTAGGGAAtgaaggagtccatgtttgtggaagcacttgagcagttggtgacacagggAGATTGGTTTCTGTATCAGCTTGTGAAACAGAACCAGCAGGGTCCTCAAACCTAGgtcgtttgtcccgatgagcgttAGCAGCATCAAGGGGACCATCCTCTTCACGAGGAGAAGAGGACGATCTTACtgatcccccctattgcgacgtgatcgtgggggcggggcgccagttgatgctaccctgctggtagcaccacgtcccagTGTGGAGACAGTAAGTAAAGAGCTCAGGttaagaggttgacgggtcattgtacctggtgatcgagaataaccggatgagggagactggctggtatcacgatttaGAACCAGTTGTTCGGGCTGTTGCTGTTTAGAAACTGGTCCACAAGTAGATCTTCTGAGTCTTAAACGAGGAAGCGGCACGCCTTTTGAAATGGGAACTTCGCCAGGTTGAccagcaacagtaaccccagcttgaagtcttgaaatacgttgttgaggagcagttgatgtggaagtagaagcagcactggtgctgggatgggcaagtcttttatcaatgacccctctgtatgaagggtcatatcccagcagtatatcagcgtctcgaccccgaccagctgttcgggtacctggttctcctgtgtattttaggatcctgtttatgtcctctgttcggacgtagctcggctcacgtctaggacgtttgttaacgttttcagctgcaagattggagttataaaaccaaaattaggcacatagaaagctacgagaaagcagtaaatgaagaaattgcaaaagataaaaagcaagagcatacgtggataaccccatatgtgggggcaatggagccctaacacttggccatcctctcctagtggctcaaaggctccagtgacataaaggaaatcaatctcatgatcccgagcggagtctggcaggttgagcacgagacgcttttctgcccttctaactttgaaatagtaggtattatattcagggtttagtacaatactgtaccaccactgaatatcccaaattcctaactgggtccccagaatcctattcaaagctattacacccattatcagcctaaagacgtttgttgatacttgcatgggggtgagacgataccagtttaggatctggcggagtagtgggtgaaggggaaatcggactccaccttcgacgatggccacgatagggatgcacattctatcccaagagccaccatccctatctgctcctaaaggggcgagttcgagccccacattatcagagatgctatactcagacctaaatgccgccatggcagttggggtttcacagagtttcctaaatttactgggtctaggagggtgaTCATATCATcagccatgagtatattcagaaaagaagaaaaaaaaaactggaaatgggaACGAATAGAAACCCGAGAAAcaacccacgaatctgagagtgagatctcagagggaaaCCTGAGCAGACAAAATGGAgtgagaacgagaatcttacaagaataatgtgacgattccctggagtaCAATCGAATTTGtagacggcggcgatggcggatggcGGGATGTTTTtacctggtttctagagagagaaggagcgagtTTGAAGTTTTGGGTGAGAAACCCAAAATAAGCCCTTTTctggggtttaagggtaagaaaCTGAGACGAAGCGTctcctcttacgccgttacagaataaagtaacggaaagcagagtTCGTTCTGACGCcatttcatagaacgtcagttcaaaattaatgataggcagacgatacgtgccacgtggagtcattaccccgaaatggtataatgacagaggcgccaaaaggcatcaatgaaatgttgaaattatgactgcacgggattagaagagtctggtctaaataaaattctgtttctaagcatcatatattgcccccgaacagtggtaaatagatgaagctggcgagcaactgtagggaggtattcccgagcacatacatttggttgccgaacacgtgatgtttgggagcacgtggtgaatacgattggacttatcgccggacagtatgaagaacagcgatatggaacaatgatatgggaagtcattggtccatgcaatctgttcggctaaataaaggccaatgacatgacaagtcactggtgtaaactatctgttcggcagataagagacattctgattacgtttggaccaagttacatgtgaagtccttggtccaggtagtctgttcggcaacgaggtCACCGAACAAgcaaagaactccaatcaattgTTGGAGCATGGGAAatattctggaagaatccagaaacaatggtattccgttaaggaataagatcctaGGAATATAGGAtatgggaaagatacccaatgagaatggaaTGTCCGGccagtaaaagaaaaagaatcctaaaaggactccctactattaaactgataaaggaaacgagaatccttgatatcctgggtttcctatacgagttaggaatcctatggcaatagggatgcttgggcgccaagcatccgaatgtctatataaacagagtaagcctagaggtaaaaggtacgcaatactttgcattcttgctttcctactgataattagggtttaactgctagtacgtgatactaactttggcatcggagggcctttgccacgaaaggcagaggtgcgctcaccccctgtctactttgcagattagggttccgacaacgaattagggttccggtgaagaggcacgaaaaagccgttgcaatccagttgatcagaaagcatcaattgttttcatccccctacaattgtgTGTTTATCACTGAGGTGGAAGGCGCTCCACTGAGAGTGATAGCAAGGGCTGGTGATGGAGATGTTAGAGATGGAAATGCCCAGAAGAGGAAGTTTGAAGAGAGTGTGCTTGAACCAAGGACCCAGTTCCAAAAAGTAATTCAAATGGGTCTTAACAGAAGCCTTCTGGTGGTGGTGTTGCTTTGGGACGTGGGGTGGACAAGGTGATTGTGCAAGGTTTGATGGCTGCAACAAATCATTCAGGGAGGTATGGGAATAAGGGAAGGGATATGAAGGTTGGAAACAAGGTGAAGAGACATAAGGTTAGCTGTGTCAAAGGCCGCAACTTATCTACATCTTTCAGCAGGGTAAACTTTTATGAAAGAGATCATACGAGACAAGGACAAAATTCTATAAAGAAGAAATTGCTTTCTTCTAAAAAGCATGTGAGTGTAGGAAAGCTTGATGTGGTCAAGGATGAGGCAGGTTTTGCTTTACAGTGGCAGAATGAAAGTTCTCTCTCAAATCAGAGAGAACATCATGAAACTTCCTCCTTTTGGTCCCAATAGTTTGAGTCATGGTAACATATATGGCTAACAAAGTAAGGGAGACCCTTCGCTTATACCAAGTTATCTGCAGAAAGCTCTTACAATGAGAAGAATCGACAGTGTGGACACAAGGATACTTGAGAAGAAGGATTGATCTACAAGTAGATAAGATTATCAGGGCTAGAGGAGTTAAGACAGGCAAACGGCTAATAGGATAAGTGCCAGGAGTTGAAGTGAATGACCAATTTTAGTATAGGGTGGAGCTTACACTTGTTGGTGTTCATCGACCTTACCAAGGCGGCATTGATTACATGAAACATGGTGAAATGATCATTGTAACAAGTATTGTTTCCTTTGGTAGTTACGCCGATGATTTGGACAACCCTGATGTTTTGGTTTATTCTGGTCAGGGAGGAAATGTAGTAGGTAAGGTCAAACGACTTGAAGACCAGAAGCTTCAAAAAGGGAACTTGGCTCTGAAAAATAGTATATCAGTGAAGAATCCAATCAGGGTAGTCCATGGATTTAAAGAGACAAAAGCCTCTGGCTTGGATGCATCAGAAAAGATTGTTCTTACATATAACTAAAATGGCTTGTATATAGTTGAGAGGTACTGGCAAGAGGTTGGACCATATGGGAAGTTGGTTTACATGTTTGAGTTGAAGAGAATGCCGGGCCAACCAGAGGTTTCTTGGAAAGAAGcaaagaaatcgaaaaagtacaaagtacaagggGGGTTTGTGTTAGTGATGTATCAGGAGGGAAAGAGTCATTTCCCATTAATTTGTGCTGTCAACACCAAAAGCAAAGAGAAACCACCGAAATTCAATTACGTAACTCTGATGATATATCCTTATTGGTACCACTCTTCTCTTCCCAGGGGTTGTGATTGTATTGGTGGATGCTCAGTCTCTAAAAAAATGCTCATGTTTGGTCAAGAATGGTGGAGAGTTTCCATATATCTACAACGATGCTATCGTGGAGGCAAAGTCTTTGGTCTATGAGTGTGGCCCAGCTTGCAAGTGCCCTCCTTCTTGCTGTAATAGAGTCAGCCAACATGGAATTCGAATTTAGCTTGAAATCTTCAAAGCACAGTTGAGGGGCTGAGGTGTCAGATCCCTAGCTGCCATTCCTTCAAGAAGTTTTATATGCGAGTACCATGGCGAGCTGCTTGAGGACAAAGAGGCTGAACAAAGATAAAACGATGAGTATTTGTTTGATATTGGGAAAAACTATAGTGATTGTTTTCTTGTTGGACTTTCTAGTAGAGTTATGGAAGGTAGTTGTTTCACAATAGATGCAACACAACGTGCTAATGTGGGGAGGTTCATCAACCACAGTTGTTCCCCTAACCTCTATGCACAGAATGTCCTCTATGATCACGAGGACAAGAGGATGCCCCACATAATGCTCTTTGCTGCTGAGAATATTCCCCCTTGAAGGAATTGACTTACCACTACAACTATGTAGTGGATCAAGTTCGAAATTCAGACGGTGAAATTAGAATGAAGACGTGCTACTGTGGTTCTGCAGATTAGTGCACCAAGAGGATATATTAACTTGGGGAAGAAAGAGGTTGGATATTCATCCAGAGGTGGGGATCCCTTTGTTAGTGTAAGAGTTGTTTCTGGATGGTTTCTGTTTTTAGGATCTGCTTATAGTTTTTGGTCaaatgtgtaacgccccgattttcagAATAAAAATCAGaggcattaaatattaatttcctaaaaTTTACTTTATTAAAGTTCAAATCCCAAAACAGATAATTCAACATAAGGATTCATTTATTACAAACCAATGTggaaaaatactaaaatagaCTTTGTGGTAATGAAATAGACAAAGCACAGAGCCGACTCCTAAGTTAGATACGGATCTCAAGCATACTTTGACTCGACTCCCATCTCCGGATTCTCCTCTGGATAATACTGCTCGCTTTTGGGTTCTACGTCTCTTCTTGGTGTAGTTGGAGAAAAACGAATAGTACCTAAAACAACACTGTACTGCAACGACTACCCGTGCTGTTCGATCGGAACCTTAATGCCTTCgccggaaccctaatctacaaaacagacagggggtgagcacacatttgcctctcgtggcaaaggtcttccaatgcctaagttagtatcacgtaccaGATAAAagcctaattatcagtaggagataTGAATGCcacatattgcgtaccttttacctctaggttttcttcgtatttatagattcatagatgcttacTGCCCAAGAATCCCTGTTGCCATAGGACtgctacctcgtataggaaacctagaatatcttggattctcgttcccttatcagttcattaccttagtccttttaggactcttttccataactggccgaacatctcattatcgttgggtatcttttccaaatCCTACATTCTTGGGATCTCGTTCCTTAACaaaataccactgtttctggactcttccagaatgttccctgtgctccaacacttgattagaattctttccttgttcggccatctcgttgccgaacagactgcctagaccagttacttcacattcAACTGGTCTACTTGGACCAATGTCTTCTCAGGAGCTCTTCTCCTGTTCGGCCCTTTTGTTGCCAAACAAACTACTTGGACTTGTACTAGTCTCTTGGTCTAATAATCTTCTCATGTTTACTAGACCTCGACCTCGtacagacttcctggaccaatgacttctcatgtcactggtccatatcgccgaacactgtcttgcacggcgactgttctatctttattcaaaccatggtcccacgtaccatttgttcggacCCTATTTTTGCCTGTTCGGGATTACTTTCCTACACTTGGTTTTCTGCAAAAATCTGGCACGAatgccaggcaatccgtacctgagtgatagagttcatccagtagaataatccaacctaactacccctcttactttacaactAGCAGGTAAACAGATAATATTAATACGAATAAGTGAAACAGAGATTTTACACATAAATCAGTTATTACTATCAGTTAGCCTACTtgtgatctaagatctcatccgcgagatctttcctccccaaccactAGTCATGTCATGTCCCATGAGATCTccttttgctgtcgcagatacacctaaattatatatcgagcgtgcatcccaataactacaaacAAATGAAAAGCTTATCATGTCATTACATAACTAATGTTCGTCTATCTTAAtcatcacttcacaatcatcactggacttcTCGCCAGTTTGGAGACTGGGCCTCCGTTAGCACCCATCTCGAATTCACATCTcaaatcccgcctgcaggcaatctttAAAGtcataaaacttttcaatttatccattacttAGCACCGTCTAAGTGAATTCTATTCACAAACCAActcatgtctctagggtccaatctagcatataAATCAAGAGTTAAAATAAACAAGTTATCAAAgtgataattgaaataaataacaAGCGGGACAATCaagtaactttttatgaatgggccgttgcccttattCTTGTATGGCCAATATGTTAATAATAATACGAGAAACTTTTATCTAATtattataaaaggaaaaaaataacaataataattttattcaaatattagtAAGTCTAGGCTTTTATTAGTCTATTTatgaaattagattgattaataaATACATTAAATAGAGCAAAAtgttagaataattaacatgacatTAATAAAAGTCCTAACGATCCTATGCAACATGCTCAGGTATCAAAAAGTGGGTCCGGAGGGTCGCGAggatattttaaataaaagtattaCCGAAGATTACTGAAAGTAGAATAATTAGGTAATAGATAAtctaataattaaaatatgttgaggtcAACGAGATTTTATCCTAGGAGTGtaaagagtttaaaaaaaattattcgagCATTAATAacatggtttataaggtcgcaAGTTATTTCGattgaaaactttgtaaaataaataaaaaaaatagataatcaaataaaaaaaatttgaaattaacaACACATCATCTTTGAGGCGTGatgagtctagaaaaaatagttcggtGTCAAAAACGTTATTCGGAAGGTCGCAAAATGGTTTCGaacgatttttaataaaatcgaACCAAGTTTACGGTGGGGGTTCCAGCCGTAAGTTCTAACCGAGTCAAACCTTACGGTCAGCAAGAATTAGACTAGACCTTGCGGCTCAAAGGTTGCAGCCACAACGTTAAGGGTAGTTtcgatttttttgttatttcgcAATGGTTTTGTGCATGGGTCCATTTGGGACATAGAGTTAAGTtttaaaacacttaatatacttagagaagaggttgaataagattataataccttggtttgATCAAATtgattcaaaaatcaaaacttgaattttttggaggagaCTTTGGGTTTGATGACTGGGGGACCTTGGGGTCGAATTGGATGATACTTGGAGTTGtgggaagtgattggaatggTGGAATTGGGTTTTGGTTGAACGTagctatgaaacccactttCTTTCTCTAGAACTCCCTGAATTGGAGCTTGAATTGCTTGCTATTTCTTCTCCTATTCTGACTCGGTGGTGTGCCTGTGGGttaatggggtggggtatttataggtaaATTTTTGGAAGAGAATGATATGATCGAATTTAATGGAGTTGGGTTCATAGAATTTGGAAAAACGAATTGGGGCTGAATTTGGGGTTAGAGAGGATGCAAAAGGTGGATAAGAACGAATTAAGATCAGATTTTTCCTTGGTgatgaaggattttttttggttttcgcAAGGGAAAATGAATGTGGTTATCTTCGaggaaaagaaatggagagagagtgagctatgggagagaggaggaaaagaaatggagagagagtgagctaTGGGAGAGAGGGGGACTGTGTAGGAGAGTGAGGTGAGGGACATGCATCCATGTGtgtaagaaaaaataataatgataatGATAATATGAAATgaatactattattattattattaatactAAAAATAATACGATTGTGATTAACACCCAAGATTGTGATGTTCTTGTGGTTTAAATCCTctaatttgtagcttttatGCATTTAAGTAGTCGTTTTTATCccattttgcacgtaaggtatttttatGTGTGTTTCAgataaaacgtgctaataa is a window encoding:
- the LOC131317228 gene encoding LOW QUALITY PROTEIN: histone-lysine N-methyltransferase, H3 lysine-9 specific SUVH5-like (The sequence of the model RefSeq protein was modified relative to this genomic sequence to represent the inferred CDS: inserted 1 base in 1 codon; deleted 1 base in 1 codon; substituted 7 bases at 7 genomic stop codons); the protein is MANKVRETLRLYQVICRKLLQXEESTVWTQGYLRRRIDLQVDKIIRARGVKTGKRLIGXVPGVEVNDQFXYRVELTLVGVHRPYQGGIDYMKHGEMIIVTSIVSFGSYADDLDNPDVLVYSGQGGNVVGKVKRLEDQKLQKGNLALKNSISVKNPIRVVHGFKETKASGLDASEKIVLTYNXNGLYIVERYWQEVGPYGKLVYMFELKRMPGQPEVSWKEAKKSKKYKVQGGFVLVMYQEGKSHFPLICAVNTKSKEKPPKFNYVTLMIYPYWYHSSLPRGCDCIGGCSSLKKCSCLVKNGGEFPYIYNDAIVEAKSLVYECGPACKCPPSCCNRVSQHGIRIXLEIFKAQLRGXGVRSLAAIPSRSFICEYHGELLEDKEAEQRXNDEYLFDIGKNYSDCFLVGLSSRVMEGSCFTIDATQRANVGRFINHSCSPNLYAQNVLYDHEDKRMPHIMLFAAENIPPXKELTYHYNYVVDQVRNSDGEIRMKTCYCGSAD